ACCCAACTCAGGAACAATGTAATGGCTGTCATAAACTTTATTAGCATCATTACATCTGAGCAAAAAAGAACATTGTCTACAAACAGGTAAAAAAAGAGAGGATCCATTACTTACTAGTTTGTATCAAACCACTTGGTCATTTCCATAGCGGGAACAGAATCGTTTCCCCTAGCCATGGAGAAGTAAACATCAAACCCAATCTCACCATTTTTCCAACCATATCTAGAGGGAACAGCACCAAGCATCGCTGTTGTATCCAACATCTGATCATAATATGAAAAAGTGTTGCTGGGAATGTATTTGATCCCTGCATCGGCCATGTGTTTCCATATGGAGTTTCTCAGGTTAGCAGCGACGGTTTGCAAATCGCCAACACCGGTTTTCCCCTCCCAGAAGGACTCCAATGCAAACTTGAGCTCCCTCTTGGGTCCGATACGGGGATACCCGACGATGTGGGATGACATTGCTCTATTCCATAAATAATACAAATGGATGACAGGTAACAAACTGATACTAACAGTAAACAGAGCAAAACGCAAACACTCCTTTAGATAACGCAACAATGAGAAAAAAAGACCAAAGAACAGAACCTAACTACTAAAAAAACATAAGAGAACACATTATTAATCAACTTTAAAGTGTCTCACTTTTTACTGAGTTTGTGAACTCatagttatttttaattcaATTGTGAACCCATAACGAAAATAAATCGAAAGGAAACCTGGCGAGGAAGAATCCGTGACGGCGGGGGCGCGGAGAGGCGGTTGCAAAAAGGAGAGACGGAGAATAGGAAGACGGTAGCGGAAGAGAAGGAAGGCGTCTTGGAAGCGAAGCTAACGGCGAGACTCTCTGAAGAGCGAGCTGACCCATTCcttatatgtctttaaaactgcTCTCCTGTTATTTCTGTTCGCCGTGTCCGGGGATGAAGGAGACTCTCACACACACCACTACCTGCATTTCATttcccaaaaagaaaaacttaattCAATACTCCTTAGgtaaataatacaaaaataattttccaaatcaattattatatttttaacactgatttattataaattatagaaattcttattaattatcttataaaaaaaacCATGTTTGAGGGTTTTATTTCCCATCACTTTACTGATTTATAAAATCCACATTTGACAGTTTTACTtgcattataataaaattttcatatatatatttttctaataaacttcataactaaaaaaatagtattttttccAGATTTCTTAGTGTAAAGCATTAACAATTGATATtccaacatttttatttttctcatttaagCGTCAGACATTTTTACGGACAGTAGACATTATTACAAAGTTTACAACAAAGTCTTCAGCAACCATATAGTTGGGTTTTATTTATGTAACTCAGTAAAACACAAAAACGTCTCAAAAAGTTTTACAGTCGCTCGGGGCTTTGATTTCACTGAAAGGTGAAGCTGGGAAGTTTCAGTGAGTACAAGAACAGCCAGCATCTTTTGTCTCTTCTGCTCCCTCGTAGGCAGCCTTATAGCTTTTGTCCCATGTATCAGCAGCAGGTGCGGGGCTGGCTTCTGCATGAGGTACGTGCTTCGGATGTTTCTCTCTCTTGTCTCCTTTGATCTGCTTTAGAGCGTGTTTCAACGCTGGTAACAGTGCCTCCATACACTCGGCCACTGCATTTGGATTCCCGGGCATATTGATTATCTGAGAGACCAGAAACAACTAGAAACGTGAGTGATGACAACTTTTAGAGATGATAATACCAATTTGAACTTAGAGGTGATAATACCAATGTCGAGCCTCTGATTCCTGCTGCAGAGCGTGAGAGCATCGCAAATGGCGTTATCTGCTCACAGAGAAAATAGGAAAACGGGATCAGGTAACTACTACTTAAAAAATTAGTAACCAGGATGGAGAAGAGCAACAACCATTCAAAccggttttaaaaaaattagtaaccaAAATCAAATTTGTATGGTTGGGATTGAGTTCAGGTTTTAATATCCTTGAGAAAATTAAGTTCCTGGTTGGTCCTGTTTTTCGTGTACAAGACAAGAAGGAAAAAAGTATATATACCTTTAAGCTCTCTTGCATCATAACAAAGAGAAGACCGGGTGTTTCTCTCTCGATCACTTGTTTCGTTGCTTCAGGTGTTATATCTCTTGGAGTGAAGCCAGTACCACCTAGTTGCAAGAAGCAACTCTATCAAAATATGATTACCAAATCCACGATACGTAACTAGATGTTTACATACCAAGTGTAAGAATGAGATCTATTTCGTCAACATCGCTCCATTTCTGAAGAATGTCTTTGATTCTTTCAACTTCATCGGGGACAACAGCTGTTGCAACTACCTTCGCTCCTCCCAGTTTTTCAGACGAGGAATCAATCACAGATACAGCCCTGGGCCCACTGCACGAGGAAAAGTATACTTGTCATTACACATACTCTGAAGTAGAGAAACCAGGGaggaaaaaaaactatcaaGAAAGGGATTAAATTGTTTATGCGGAATGGCATCAGGAAGATATTTTACCTAAAAGATGTAGCAAAGCACTGTGGTGCTTCCTTGTCTCACTATGACAAGGAGCAATATTACTTAGCGTGTTACTATGGCATCGAATTAGTGACCTCACCAGTATAACGAACTGGAGAGATGTATCTAGATGCTCTTTATAGTGGAGGAGGTTATCGACTCTACATTACTAATGTTTGCATCAATTATGCCAAATTGAGAGAGAAAATCAACAAGGTTATTTAATATAGACGTTAACAAATTTAATGTTTCTAGGTTCATTTCTTATCAAATAGTCAACCCGTAACAGGTCATCTAAAACATAAAAGAGTACAAATATATTTACCGGCACGACACACAGAAATCTCTACAAAGAACACCCATCAACAAGCTACTTTCGCTATATCATAAGGCAATACATGTAGGACATATATGTTTACGAACTTCATCAAAGTCAATGTGTTCTAGGACAACGACAACCTCAGCGTTGCCATTTTTGTTTCATCTTCTAACAGTGATCATTCTTTTAGAGACGTATATAAAAGACCTATCAATTCCAACATGCAAGCTCAACTCATCCAGATTTGTAACCATGCAATCAAGAAATTTTAACAGTAAGCATACCTTCGATCAGGTCCAGCCCCAGCTGAAACAGTATCACTAACAGTAAGAATAGCCACTTTATAATCAGGTCCAGGTACTTCATTGTTCTTCATTTCTTTTGTAATAGATTTTGGTTCTGATACTGAGTTTTTCTTATCTATAGAGAAGCCACTGATATCGGAAACGATTACAGCTGATACAGAAGTTCCAGCAGAAAGCACTTTCCCCGTAGCAGGCAACTCCAACAGAGCATTAGCCGACCTCATACTTAAAAGCCGACTGCTCGTCTGATGTCCTGTGCTCTCAGCAACAAATCTGACATCcaggtatatattattaatctatTTAAGATAGTAATACGTAATGCAACTTTCAAGAAAATCTAGGACAGTCCACCTAGGTTTTTGACTCAAAAGCAGACTTAGTTATGAAAAAAAACTCACCCGGAAGTCCCTGATCCATCGTTCTCTTTCCATTTGATAATGGCTCGATGAAACTCCGGACGAATGGAATCTGACTTTATGGGCTGCTGCAGTCGAGCTTGCACTCTGCAAAAAGATTAGACGGTAATCTACCCTTCCACCAATGATCAATTTAAAAGAATCATTAGGAAAAACATTAACCTCAGTGGATGGGGGCTTATCCATCCTGCAAGCTGGCGGATTGCAGGGACAACAAAGAGATTGAAACAAACTAAACAGCTTACAGGATTTCCTGGTAACCCAAATGCAAGGACTTTCTTCCCCATCGAACTTTTAGTTGGTTTTGCATTGATCTCAGCAAACGTCAAAGGCTTCCCAGGTTTCATTAATAcctgaagcaaaaaaaaaagaaaagaaatcttCTCAGTTCGATCTGTATATCAGACTAAACATCGTCAACTTGTTGAGCTAGTTGAGAAATCAATCAGAAGAATTGGATAAAAGACTGTCAGAAAACATAGAAGCCAACTCTTCTGCTTTTAAGtacataaagaaataaatttcaCAGCGATGATTGAGCAAACTAATATGCTTATTTACCTTGCTGAAATGTactttccctttctctttgagCAATGGCTTGACAAAATCCCTGTCTCCCATTGAAACACCACCAGAAGTTAAAATAATATCGACTCCAGAGGATATGGCTTCATCCAAAACTCTCTCAAGCTCTTTTCTATCATCTCTGACGATTCCGAGGTCAACAACTTTGCATTGCTGCTGCATCACTGCTGCCACTAACATTGCTCGATTTGAGTCCCGAATCTGCAGAGAGCCCATTGTTTAGCCACCAAAGTAATATTGGGGTCCAATATTTCTGATGAATATTGCATGCATCAGAAATTTGCATTCGGCATAATACCTGACCACGACCTAAAGTTTCAGCTCTCGGCTCGACGAGTTCATCCCCAGTAGAGAGAACAGCAACTGTTGGCATAGGATATACCTGCatggaattttaatttttctgcTTAGAACAGAACTTCTATTAAATTTGTTAAACATAAGAACTGATATACAGCAGAATACCTTTACCAAGGTTACTCCTGCAGTTGCTAGCAAGCCAATTTCTGAGGCACCAATCCTTTCTCCAGTTTTTAGTACAGTTGCATCTTTCTCAATGTCACAACCCTAGCATAAAATGAAAGAATCTGGTGGAATTCTCAATCAAACAACAATCAACATAAAATGATTCCAAACAGCTGGAAAACTGCCATTTCATCGACGTTTTAGGTTTGATGGTTGCTAATAAAAAAGTTGAGCTATCCTCAGTTCTTCAAATATGTTAATTCAAAGTCCCAGAAGCGTCTTTTCTGTAAGAAGCATTGCAAGTTCACTCCTATATGCTAGCAAAATATATGATGGTGTCCGACAATTCAAGTACATATCCCCATATCCAAAACTCTTCCATCATCTACCACTTGTCCCAATAAAAGAAAGTAAAGACTAACCATCAAACGACACAACGGTTTTTCATTTGAGGTATCAGTGTTGCATACTTAGATCAATATATGGCCAGTACATTAAAAAGAACATTATGATACTACAACTATTTAGCCAACAGTAATAGCTAAAGGAGGCCAAAAATATCAACTACAAGACTGATTATTTAGGGGAAAAAGAAGGAAACATACCACTCTACGGATGTCAGTGCCTTTCTTAGTTTGAATCAGTATTTTGACTCTTCTTGGCTCAGTTGAAACGTCTCCAATTACTACAGTGTCCTCAACTTGGACAACTGCATCAGCACCATCAGGTATAGGTCCTAACAAGAAACGTgtgaaagaaaaagtttaaaaccaaagaaaaaaaaaactagttttcAAACACTTCCTCATGCAGATACAACCAAATTAAAAATTGTAGTTAGGAGTGAAAAATGAAGAATACAGTTGGACTTCTAGTGTTAAATCATAAGAAAGAGATTTCTCATCGAATGCAATTATACTAACCACCAGTTGTAACATAAGCCACAGTTCCAGGAGTAACAGTCACACCCAAGCCATCATTCCCAGCTCTTGATTCTGTAATCACCGGGTACTCTCCGGGACCATCTGAAGCAACAACCGCGTACCCATCCTAAACAATCATGTCAAGCTGTTCaagtactctctctctctaaaactcATCACCAGATTAGCATTTCTcatctctatttttttataaatgtccCCAAATCAAACATCTATCAGAATGATTCTTGAATAAAATAGAAGACAGCTCTACTGAAATCAAATCATAAAATTTACCCAAAGTCCCAATTTAAAGCACAATCAAACCTCACTcgcactaaaaaaaaaaaactaaaaatgttcATTTCATATCAAATTCGATATACGATTCGTTATAGATTGAATGCTATTCACCTTGACGGAAGCTGGATAAGGAGGCAGAGGATCAGGAGCGCGAATATCCTCCGCCAGCACTTTCCCAAGCGCTTCCTGCAGCGATACGACTACGGGAGGTAGACGCTCGGAGACGCTGAGTACTATTCTCAGAGCTTCCTCCGTCGGTATCATCTCGGACTTTTCGTCGCTGCCACAACAACCTTCACTAGCATCCATATCTTCGCTGtttgatagagagagagagacgacttGAAATTCCAATATGAAAGGTCAGCGGCGGAGAGCAAAGTTGACGGCTTGTTTGGCAATCAGATTAAATCTGGTTTTCATTTAGAAGATTAGGTTTGAACCGGTGGTTTTAAACCTGGACCAGACCGGCGGTCGGACCTAAACCGTAAATTGGAACATTTTCGGGCTGGTTAGATAGTAAATTCCAATAATTAAACCGATAAGAACTGTATTAAAtcaaaaaattacaaacaatcaaataaaccaaataaaaccCAGTTGTAATCTACCGCCAACAATCattttttaataactatttttctttttattatatttttcattttaaaattaagataattttttttttatgtttgttattcactttatttgtatttatattttatttaataaataaactcAACTATTGCAACTTTTTGAATGAATAGTATTTTTccatatgtttaaatttttagatattcattaaaaatttaagataaataaCAAAGCATATAAACTTAGTTATTTTATGATTAAATTCAACTGAGTCGATTCAATTCGGTTGAGCCATATACTAATCCATGAACCAAAAATGTTCTGATAAACCGATctggttaaaaaaaatattggtttaaACCCACAACCAAACACCCCTCGTAGTAGCTCTCCTCCCTCCTATGGTAAAATAGGCAAGTAAATAGAATCGGAGACCGTTCTGTTTCACTTCCCTCTCGCGATTTCTCTCTTTAAACGGTCTCTCTGAAACAACAATCCAAAATCGAAATTGAAAGAACCCTAGAAATCATCGTCTTCTTCAATCACACCATAGGTTCATAGCATATAAATCTCAAAAAGCCATGTCCGGATCACAGATCCCCAGATCGAACCCGGATCGGGTCTCATCCCCCACGAGCTCCAAGTCCGTGACGCAGACGGTGAACGGCTCCCATCAATTCGTGATACAAGGGTACAGATTAGCGAAAGGGATGGGCGTTGGGAAGCACATCGCGAGCGATAACTTCTCCGTCGGAGGCTACCAGTGGGGGATCTTCTTCTACCCGGACGGTAAGAATCCCGAGGATAACTCGGCTTACGTATCCGTCTTCGTGGCGTTGGCTAGCGAAGGCACCGAGGTCAGGGCGCTTTTCGAGCTGGCTCTTGTTGACCAGAGCGGGAAGGGGAATCATAAGGTTCATAGCCATTTCGAGAGGTCGCTTGATAGTGGGCCTTATACTCTCAAATACAAAGGAAGCATGTGGTAATGATTATCACTCACTGATCATTATTGTTAGTTTATCTTTGATTAGAATCGATTGTTAGTTTCTAATTTAGCTTGAATTAGCTTATCTAGCTGCACCCTTGTGGTTGAATTCTATGTGGTAGCCAAACGAAGAAGAGATAGATGTGAAATCGATCAGATGAATTTGAATGTACTATATCATGTGATGAGTTTTAATTGCCCTTCTGTGGAGTTATGGCCTTGCTTGGAGTTTCCATAGCTGCTGGGTGTGCTTAGAACTTGTGAAATGCTAAATAGGAATCCGAATTTTGAACTCATTCAGTGTTCTATGTTGATGGTGTAAAGCTTGAAAACAGAACAATTCAGCTAGTCATAATGATGTGGGTTCTTGCCACCGTTCCAAATCTTGTTTGTGAGAACGATATTGTGGCAAAAACAAAGATGTGGGTGGTTTTATG
The window above is part of the Brassica napus cultivar Da-Ae chromosome C3, Da-Ae, whole genome shotgun sequence genome. Proteins encoded here:
- the LOC106386980 gene encoding molybdopterin biosynthesis protein CNX1, encoding MDASEGCCGSDEKSEMIPTEEALRIVLSVSERLPPVVVSLQEALGKVLAEDIRAPDPLPPYPASVKDGYAVVASDGPGEYPVITESRAGNDGLGVTVTPGTVAYVTTGGPIPDGADAVVQVEDTVVIGDVSTEPRRVKILIQTKKGTDIRRVGCDIEKDATVLKTGERIGASEIGLLATAGVTLVKVYPMPTVAVLSTGDELVEPRAETLGRGQIRDSNRAMLVAAVMQQQCKVVDLGIVRDDRKELERVLDEAISSGVDIILTSGGVSMGDRDFVKPLLKEKGKVHFSKVLMKPGKPLTFAEINAKPTKSSMGKKVLAFGLPGNPVSCLVCFNLFVVPAIRQLAGWISPHPLRVQARLQQPIKSDSIRPEFHRAIIKWKENDGSGTSGFVAESTGHQTSSRLLSMRSANALLELPATGKVLSAGTSVSAVIVSDISGFSIDKKNSVSEPKSITKEMKNNEVPGPDYKVAILTVSDTVSAGAGPDRSGPRAVSVIDSSSEKLGGAKVVATAVVPDEVERIKDILQKWSDVDEIDLILTLGGTGFTPRDITPEATKQVIERETPGLLFVMMQESLKITPFAMLSRSAAGIRGSTLIINMPGNPNAVAECMEALLPALKHALKQIKGDKREKHPKHVPHAEASPAPAADTWDKSYKAAYEGAEETKDAGCSCTH